Proteins from a genomic interval of Desulfurobacterium sp. TC5-1:
- a CDS encoding FecR family protein: MKKYLIVMFLFAIPLSAHGYVGKIVKATGRVEVVRKDTFKGIFWKKIRGIFDVGDVVRTKRRSKATINFIDKSSVTMLESSRLIVERYIPSGTVAVENPYGKVVYKIVKRTRGKFIIKTPVAIIGVKGTELFVDSSINRVTVIVNSGLVEVKNLFYPQKLIEVKKGEMITIYPVRKLFYPKIAPEEVLKKIFYERESAEKTEYPSLTPYNGKEEEIMEEMDVEKPEKSRANFNIEIPDTSIEGL; the protein is encoded by the coding sequence ATGAAAAAATATTTGATAGTAATGTTTCTATTTGCAATACCTCTCAGCGCTCACGGATACGTGGGTAAAATTGTAAAAGCAACGGGAAGGGTGGAAGTAGTCAGAAAAGATACATTTAAAGGTATTTTCTGGAAAAAAATCAGGGGAATTTTTGATGTGGGCGATGTTGTAAGAACGAAAAGAAGAAGTAAAGCCACAATAAATTTTATAGACAAAAGTTCTGTTACAATGTTAGAAAGTAGCAGGTTAATAGTTGAAAGATACATTCCGTCGGGAACGGTCGCCGTAGAAAATCCATATGGAAAAGTGGTGTATAAAATAGTAAAAAGAACCAGAGGAAAATTTATAATAAAAACTCCCGTAGCTATTATAGGAGTGAAAGGGACAGAACTATTTGTTGATTCTTCAATCAACAGAGTCACCGTGATAGTAAATTCAGGACTGGTTGAAGTGAAAAACCTCTTTTACCCTCAAAAATTAATAGAAGTTAAAAAAGGTGAAATGATTACAATTTACCCGGTAAGAAAGCTTTTCTATCCCAAAATTGCTCCTGAAGAGGTGCTGAAAAAAATCTTCTACGAGAGAGAGTCAGCGGAAAAGACAGAATATCCCTCTCTTACACCTTACAACGGTAAAGAAGAGGAGATAATGGAGGAAATGGATGTGGAAAAACCTGAAAAGTCCAGGGCAAACTTCAACATAGAAATTCCTGACACATCAATAGAAGGACTCTAA
- the dnaB gene encoding replicative DNA helicase translates to MMKPFDIEAELKVLGTVIIQPSFAFRAVELLNPEDFFKKEHKQFFKFLKMLLAEGYTENQLNEIFYKDELEKRGLLENVGGEEYLSYMLEFALDNYEKFESACKIVKDKALLRKIIDITEEIPKKIEETPDPDVLIDDIEKKVFALSEERVTNTLVPVSEIVPKVIEEIEELAVKREMVTGIPTGFSDLDTKTSGLQDSDLIIIAARPSMGKTAFALSIAYNVAVERGKSVAVFSLEMSKEQLITRLLAQASGVPLHKIRSGFLSSQELDRLIEAADTVREAPIYIDDTPGISVLEMRAKARRLKSEKSVDLIIVDYLQLMRGIRKTENRQQEVSEISRSLKGLAKELNIPVIALSQLSRQVEHRSDKRPQLADLRESGSIEQDADVVMFIHRPEVYKKDPPPEERGIAEIIIAKQRNGPTGTITLSFIKDLTRFENLKETELIKSEEENLEEEPPIIMEESKPSSPPDFTFDEGDEDYGFEF, encoded by the coding sequence ATGATGAAACCCTTTGACATAGAAGCCGAACTGAAAGTTCTCGGAACAGTAATTATTCAGCCTTCATTTGCTTTCAGGGCGGTAGAACTTTTAAATCCAGAAGATTTCTTCAAAAAAGAACATAAACAGTTCTTCAAGTTTCTCAAGATGCTTTTGGCAGAAGGATACACAGAAAATCAGTTGAATGAAATTTTCTACAAAGATGAACTCGAAAAGAGGGGCTTACTTGAAAATGTTGGCGGCGAAGAATACCTCTCGTACATGTTAGAATTTGCCCTTGACAACTATGAGAAGTTTGAATCTGCCTGTAAAATAGTTAAAGATAAAGCCCTCTTGAGAAAGATTATTGATATCACAGAAGAAATTCCAAAAAAGATAGAAGAAACACCTGACCCGGACGTGCTGATAGATGACATAGAGAAGAAGGTTTTCGCCCTCTCTGAAGAAAGAGTAACAAACACATTAGTTCCTGTGTCGGAAATCGTCCCAAAAGTTATTGAGGAAATAGAAGAACTCGCCGTTAAAAGAGAAATGGTTACCGGCATTCCAACCGGTTTTTCTGATCTCGACACCAAAACTTCAGGACTTCAAGACTCAGACCTGATAATTATAGCGGCAAGGCCATCTATGGGAAAAACAGCCTTTGCCCTATCCATAGCCTACAATGTAGCTGTTGAAAGGGGAAAAAGCGTAGCCGTTTTCTCACTTGAAATGTCAAAAGAGCAGTTAATAACAAGACTTTTAGCCCAGGCCTCTGGCGTTCCACTTCACAAAATCCGTTCTGGATTCCTGTCCTCACAGGAACTTGACAGACTTATAGAAGCGGCAGACACAGTAAGGGAAGCACCCATCTACATCGACGACACACCAGGCATATCCGTCCTTGAGATGAGGGCAAAAGCAAGAAGACTTAAAAGTGAAAAAAGCGTCGATCTTATAATCGTTGACTACCTTCAGCTTATGAGGGGAATAAGAAAAACGGAAAATAGACAACAGGAAGTATCTGAAATCTCCCGCTCCCTTAAAGGACTGGCAAAAGAGCTGAACATACCTGTAATAGCACTATCCCAGCTGTCCCGTCAGGTTGAACACCGTTCAGACAAAAGACCCCAGCTTGCAGATTTGAGAGAAAGTGGTTCAATAGAGCAGGATGCGGATGTCGTAATGTTCATCCACCGGCCGGAAGTCTACAAAAAAGATCCACCGCCAGAAGAGAGGGGAATAGCAGAAATCATCATAGCAAAACAGAGAAACGGTCCTACCGGAACGATAACTCTTTCCTTTATAAAAGATCTTACAAGGTTTGAAAACCTGAAAGAAACAGAACTTATAAAAAGTGAAGAAGAGAACCTTGAAGAAGAACCGCCAATAATAATGGAGGAGTCAAAACCTTCCTCACCGCCTGACTTTACATTTGATGAAGGGGATGAAGATTACGGGTTCGAATTTTGA
- the trpE gene encoding anthranilate synthase component I: protein MKLEDVKEIAARGFNLIPVYREIVADFETPLSAFVKLKNIGASILLESVEGGEKWGRYSIIGIGNLITVKSKERFVEINRNGRIEVIEIETDPLEILREEFRRYRPFKDENLPRMWGGFFGYLGYDTVKFFEPRVAGFSKRDKEDSMLYDMVFSIPRNLIIFDNVSKTIKIIGYIIERDYSPIEEIYEEAVSSIEEIENNLSENTPEKLVNKAIAPSEEWKVNFSDSDFVKAVERAKEYIRAGDIIQVVLSRRFEKPFKSDAITLYRALRFINPSPYMYLLDYNDFQIVGASPEVLVRLTDGKIETRPIAGTRRRGKTEEEDLAMERELLSDEKEKAEHIMLVDLARNDVGRVAENGTVKVTDLMIIERYSHVMHIVSNVVGKLKKGFDAFDVLKACFPAGTVSGAPKVRAMEIIEEMEPSKRGVYAGAVGYFSFDGNMDTAIAIRTAIVRKDKVYVQAGAGIVADSKPELEVKETLNKARAVFKAVEFAEKGLKFHD from the coding sequence ATGAAATTGGAAGACGTAAAAGAGATTGCAGCAAGAGGCTTCAACCTTATACCTGTATACAGAGAGATTGTAGCAGATTTTGAAACACCATTATCTGCTTTTGTAAAGCTCAAAAATATAGGTGCCAGCATACTGCTTGAAAGTGTAGAAGGTGGGGAAAAGTGGGGAAGATATTCCATCATAGGCATTGGAAACTTGATAACTGTTAAGAGCAAGGAACGGTTTGTTGAGATAAACCGTAATGGAAGAATAGAAGTAATAGAGATAGAAACCGACCCTTTAGAAATCTTGAGAGAAGAGTTTAGAAGGTACAGACCTTTTAAAGACGAAAACTTACCCAGAATGTGGGGTGGTTTTTTTGGTTACTTAGGTTACGATACCGTTAAGTTCTTTGAACCAAGAGTGGCAGGTTTTTCTAAAAGAGACAAAGAAGACTCCATGCTGTATGATATGGTCTTTTCAATACCAAGAAATTTAATAATTTTCGATAACGTTTCAAAAACCATAAAAATAATAGGATACATAATAGAAAGGGATTATTCTCCAATAGAGGAAATATACGAAGAAGCTGTATCATCCATCGAAGAGATAGAAAACAACCTCTCTGAAAACACCCCGGAAAAACTTGTTAACAAAGCAATAGCTCCAAGTGAAGAGTGGAAGGTGAACTTCTCCGACTCAGACTTTGTAAAAGCCGTTGAAAGGGCAAAAGAGTACATAAGAGCCGGCGACATCATACAGGTGGTTTTATCAAGACGGTTTGAAAAACCTTTTAAAAGCGATGCCATCACCCTCTATAGGGCTTTAAGGTTCATCAACCCATCTCCTTACATGTATCTGCTTGACTATAACGATTTCCAAATCGTAGGTGCATCACCAGAGGTATTGGTAAGATTGACAGACGGAAAAATTGAAACAAGGCCGATAGCCGGTACAAGGCGCAGGGGAAAGACAGAAGAAGAAGATCTTGCAATGGAAAGGGAGCTCTTATCCGACGAAAAGGAAAAGGCGGAACACATTATGTTAGTTGATCTTGCAAGAAACGACGTTGGTAGAGTAGCAGAAAATGGAACCGTAAAGGTAACAGACCTTATGATCATAGAGAGATACTCCCACGTTATGCACATTGTTTCAAATGTCGTGGGAAAGCTTAAAAAAGGTTTTGATGCGTTTGACGTCCTGAAAGCGTGCTTTCCGGCAGGAACAGTATCAGGCGCACCAAAGGTTCGTGCAATGGAAATCATTGAAGAGATGGAACCTTCGAAAAGGGGTGTTTACGCAGGAGCCGTAGGGTATTTCTCCTTTGACGGAAACATGGATACCGCAATAGCAATAAGAACTGCTATCGTTAGAAAGGACAAGGTTTACGTTCAGGCAGGTGCCGGAATTGTCGCAGACTCAAAACCGGAACTTGAGGTGAAGGAAACTCTGAACAAGGCAAGAGCAGTATTCAAAGCCGTTGAGTTCGCCGAAAAAGGACTTAAATTTCATGACTGA
- a CDS encoding TetR/AcrR family transcriptional regulator, whose translation MKDAILKAADKVFSTFGYHEAKVAMIAHEAGVAVGTIYRFFSGKDELYREVVRMKLFEMERRIVNAISDKPPLDALRAYIHEAFTFFEENKEFFKFFLRDVGTFSVADLEKFGLSSWYDNFINKLTKMIDRGKQEGIFKDFDSKIVMLFLSGAVKNLVYSEAKGRIRQNIDSIEETIFKIITEGIKK comes from the coding sequence ATGAAAGACGCTATTTTAAAGGCCGCTGATAAGGTTTTCTCTACTTTTGGCTATCATGAGGCAAAAGTTGCTATGATTGCCCACGAAGCAGGTGTAGCCGTTGGAACTATATACAGATTTTTCAGTGGTAAGGATGAACTTTACAGGGAAGTCGTCAGGATGAAACTTTTTGAAATGGAAAGGCGCATCGTTAATGCTATCTCGGATAAACCGCCTCTTGATGCTCTGAGAGCTTATATTCACGAAGCTTTTACCTTCTTCGAAGAGAACAAGGAGTTTTTTAAGTTTTTTCTTCGAGATGTCGGGACGTTTTCGGTCGCTGACCTTGAAAAGTTCGGTCTGTCGTCATGGTACGACAATTTTATAAACAAGCTTACAAAGATGATAGATAGGGGAAAGCAGGAAGGAATTTTTAAGGATTTTGACAGTAAAATCGTAATGCTTTTCTTGTCCGGTGCGGTTAAGAATCTTGTATATTCTGAAGCCAAAGGCAGAATAAGGCAAAATATAGATTCAATAGAGGAAACCATATTTAAGATAATTACGGAAGGAATTAAGAAATGA
- a CDS encoding CDP-alcohol phosphatidyltransferase family protein, which translates to MISSTNIKLKVQKMLKPLAEAFDTVGVTPNILTVMGFFLSLISALLIYRRMFAIAGFVFLFAGACDMLDGILARVKGRVTKAGAFMDSFFDRYADFFPLAAFVILSIDRRDVTMAVLGLLSIVGSFATSYAKAKAESLGIECKVGLIERPERFFIILFALFTGFISEMLLFLAIFSNFTAFQRFFYTIKALKRESQN; encoded by the coding sequence ATGATAAGTTCCACTAACATTAAACTCAAAGTTCAGAAAATGCTAAAGCCTCTTGCAGAAGCTTTTGATACGGTTGGCGTTACGCCGAATATCCTGACTGTGATGGGTTTTTTTCTCTCTCTGATTAGTGCTCTTCTTATATACAGGAGAATGTTTGCCATTGCCGGCTTTGTTTTTCTTTTCGCCGGAGCATGTGATATGTTAGACGGCATTCTCGCACGGGTTAAAGGAAGAGTTACAAAAGCAGGTGCTTTTATGGATTCTTTCTTCGACAGGTACGCTGACTTCTTTCCCCTTGCAGCTTTTGTTATTCTTTCTATTGATAGACGGGATGTAACTATGGCCGTTTTAGGATTGCTCTCTATTGTTGGTTCCTTTGCTACCAGCTATGCCAAAGCGAAGGCAGAATCTTTAGGTATCGAGTGTAAAGTGGGATTAATAGAAAGGCCGGAAAGATTTTTTATTATTCTTTTTGCTCTGTTTACAGGGTTTATCAGTGAGATGCTTCTATTTCTTGCCATATTTTCAAACTTTACCGCCTTTCAGAGATTCTTCTACACAATTAAAGCCTTAAAGAGAGAGTCCCAAAATTGA